A single Vigna radiata var. radiata cultivar VC1973A chromosome 8, Vradiata_ver6, whole genome shotgun sequence DNA region contains:
- the LOC106770360 gene encoding protein SLOW GREEN 1, chloroplastic-like — protein sequence MESLPGIHHYHLALSHSPPQRSLKLWHAFSFPTPIRASSSPAPKQNVFYKPQTPLTQLLKTLNPLLSPLVKPTCIAIAATAFSFMRLHPPPVASALTRAPPPPSSASEIPSDYTAPSEILPDDTTASDILPDYTATSDIDSDDTATSDIDSDDTATSDIHSDNTATSDILPDDTATSDILPDDTAASEDEIAPSETLSEESVAQEQSSNDVVELESLLRTKMRASEIDEALLVLDRLIELEPEELEYPFVKAHLQLLNGEHELASMGFEELLQRDPFHLETYRCLLMLISETKAPTVELLKKIEEAVKVCAEQERDSDLRDFKLLIAQIKVIDGDLYDALKVYEELAKEEPKDFRPYLGQGIVYTMLKKNDEAEKQFEMFGTLAPENHPYKQYFEDNSRILETGLQDAKS from the coding sequence ATGGAGTCTCTCCCTGGAATTCACCACTATCACCTTGCACTCTCTCACTCCCCACCACAACGGAGTCTGAAGTTATGGCATGCTTTTTCgtttccaacacccatcagagCTTCATCTTCACCCGCACCCAAACAAAACGTATTTTACAAACCCCAAACCCCCTTAACCCAACttctcaaaaccctaaaccctctTCTCTCCCCTCTCGTCAAACCCACCTGCATCGCCATAGCCGCCACCGCATTCTCCTTCATGCGTCTCCACCCTCCTCCCGTTGCATCGGCGCTTACACGTGCCCCTCCGCCACCCTCCTCGGCCTCAGAAATTCCTTCCGATTATACTGCCCCATCAGAAATTCTTCCCGACGACACTACCGCTTCGGATATTCTCCCCGACTACACTGCCACGTCGGATATTGATTCCGACGACACTGCCACGTCGGATATTGATTCCGACGACACTGCCACATCGGATATTCATTCCGACAACACTGCCACGTCGGATATTCTTCCCGACGACACTGCCACGTCGGATATTCTTCCCGACGACACGGCCGCGTCGGAAGACGAGATTGCCCCGTCAGAAACTCTCTCCGAAGAGAGCGTGGCCCAAGAGCAATCGAGCAATGACGTCGTTGAGCTTGAGTCCCTCCTACGGACAAAAATGAGAGCCAGCGAAATCGACGAAGcgctcctcgtcctggaccgtcTAATTGAACTGGAACCGGAAGAGCTGGAGTATCCGTTCGTCAAGGCGCACCTGCAACTGCTCAACGGCGAGCACGAACTCGCATCGATGGGGTTTGAGGAATTGCTTCAGAGGGATCCATTCCACTTGGAGACGTATCGATGCCTGTTAATGCTAATTTCGGAGACGAAGGCGCCGACCGTGGAGCTTCTGAAGAAAATCGAAGAGGCCGTGAAGGTTTGCGCGGAACAAGAGAGGGATTCCGATCTGAGAGACTTTAAGTTGTTGATTGCGCAGATAAAGGTTATCGATGGGGATTTATATGATGCGTTGAAGGTGTATGAGGAGCTTGCGAAGGAAGAACCCAAGGATTTTAGACCTTACTTGGGTCAGGGTATTGTGTATACTATGCTGAAAAAGAATGATGAAGCTGAGAAGCAGTTTGAGATGTTTGGCACGCTTGCTCCCGAGAATCATCCATATAAGCAGTATTTTGAGGACAATTCTAGGATTTTGGAGACGGGACTACAAGACGCAAAGAGCTGA